The Thermoanaerobaculia bacterium genome segment GGCAGGCCGGCGAGCGCCCGGGTGGCGACGTGCAGGCCCTTGTGCGGCAGGAGCGAACCGATGAAGCCGAGCCGCAGGGGCAGACCCGGCACGCGGGGGAGAGGTTCGATCGGTCGTGACGGGTGCTCGACGCCGTAAGGCACGAGGTGGACCGGGACGCGGTCCGGCAGCCAGCCGAGCGCGCGGAACGAATCGAGGATCGCCGAGGAGCCGGCGACGAGGGCGTCGGCCGCGGCGAGCACGCTGCGCGCCCGCCGGTCGCGGAGGCGGTAGAGCGTCCGGTTGAGCCTGCCGTTCAGACCCGCCGACGGGGTCAGCCGGGTGAGCGGCAGACAGGCGCTGCAGCGCCCGGGAGTGGGACCCGGGCAGAGGCGGCGGTCGCGGTCGAGGAGGTTGGCCCGCGCACAGAGCAGCCACCAGTCCTGCAACTGCAACACGAGCGGCAGTCGCCGGCGGCGCGCTTCGTCGACCAGCGCGAAGCCGTTGCCGGCGAGATGATGGATGTGCAGGAGGTCCGGAGCCGTCTGGTCGAGGAAGCGCGCGAAGTCGACGCGCGCGCCGCGATCGTAGAGTCCGTTCCTGCGCAGCGGATTGCGCTGGTCGAAGTGGTTCACCCGCGCGCGCACGCGGATCGAGAGATCGTCGAGCTCGATCACGGTGCCGGTCGCGAACTGGCGATCGGCGGAACGCGTGTAGACCGCGACCGGCCGACTCGCCCTTTGCTGGTGGGCCAGCCACCAGGCGTACATCTCGGTGCCGGCGAAGTTCTCCGGCGGCCAGCCGTGCACGAGATGGACGACGGCCGCGCGCGGCGGCGCGGCGGGCGATCGGCCGGCGGGCGGAGCGCTCGCGCTGCGCAGGGCTTCGAGGATCGGCCGGCGCGCCGGGGCGACCGGATCCTCGGTCATCCATGCCGCGAGGCGGGCACGAAAGTCAGGGTAGCGCCTGGCCAGGGTGCGCTCGGCCTGGCGAACCCGCCGGTCGCGCGTCCGTCCGAAGCTGCGCTGTCCTTCGTGGAAGACGAAGGTCGCGTCGTCGAGGCAGTGCTCCCAGCCGGCGGCGGCGGCGCGCAGGCAGAAGTCGACCTCTTCGCCGTAGCCCAGCCCGAAGGCGACGCGGTCGAAGGAGCCGATCTCCGAGAGCAGCGCGCGCTTGACGTAGAAACAGAATCCGACCGCGGTGGGAATGCGCGGGTAGAGCCGTGCCGACGACTGCTCGACGAGCGCCGCGAAGCGGTCGACGTCGAAGCCGGTCGGCAGGCGATTGATCTCGAACGGCCGCGGGAGCGAGGCGAGCGTGCCGTTGTTGGTGAACGGCGTCACGGTCCCGATGCGCGGCGCGCTGGCGGCCGCTGCGGCGAGCCGGTCGAGCCAGCCGCGCGTCACCACCGTGTCGCTGTTGAGCAGGACGACGTCGCGCCCCGCACCCCCGGACTCCACCTCACCCGCGAGGAGCCCGCGGTGGATCGCCGCCGGATAGCCGGACCGGACCTCCTGTCGCAGCACGTCGAGCGCCGGGGCGCCGAAACGCTCACGGGCGCGGGCGACGAGGAGCTCCACGGCCTCCTCTTGCGGTCCATCGACGACGAGCAGCAGGCGATGCCGGCTGCGATCGACATGTCTTTCGAGGCTCGCGAGGCAGCGTTCGAGCGCCTCCGGCGCGCCGTAGACCGGCACGATGACGTCGATACGGCCCTCGTCGCCGAGACCGCGGCTTCCCGGGCGCCTCGCGTCGGACGTCACGGCGAGCTCTGCGCGCCGCCGGAGAAACGCCCTCCGCACAGGTCGAGGACGAAGAGCTTGAGCTGCCCCGGGAGCTCGCCGCGAACTCCGGTGACGCCGGCCAGGCGGTCCCCGAGGAGTGGGCGCCAGGCGGCGGGTTCGGCGGTCACCACGAAGCTGCAAGGCGGCGCCTCCGCCGGCAGGGCGCGCCCGTCGAGCGGCGGGAAGCGGCGAAGATAGTGGCGGTGCCACTGCGCCACCGGGTGGCCGTCTTCTGCACCGCGTCCGAGCGCCCTCTCGACGAAGGCGCGCGCGTCCGGTTCGGAGTCGAGGAACCGCTGCAGTGCGCCGAGGCTGTGCGGCTCGCGCTCCGGCCAGGCCCGGGCGAGCGCTTCGATGCGGGCCGCGCCCAGGAGGGCGAGCAGCAGCAGGAACGCGGCGAGGCCGCCGCGCCAGCGAACGAGGAGCGACCTCACCTGATCGAGGAGCAGCGCGGTCGCAAGGGCAAGTGCGGGATAGGCGGGGAAGACGTACCACACCAGGCGGGAGCTGGGGATGGCGAAGAGCACGAAGGTCACGACGATCCAGAGCAGGAGCGTCGAGTGGATCCGGCGGTCGTGCGTCGCGGCGACTCCCGGGTCGCGGCGCGAGCGCAGCAGACGCACGGCGAGCGCCAGGGGGGCGAGGAGGGCGAAATAGCCGAAGTTCTCGATCGCGGCCCGGATGTAGATGGAAGGGGGCTGCAGATGCAGCGGATCGAGCCCGGCGCCGGAGCGTCTTGCGAGATCGATCCCGAGAAAATAGAGGACATCCCCTACCGAGCCGAGAGAAAAGAGCAGCCACGCGAGATAGAAGAGCAGGCCCGGGAGCGTCGCTGCCCCGGCGGTGACGATCGCCCGGGCGAGGCGCCGGCGCAGCGTTGCGGGCTCCGCCTCGGTTTCGCGAGGTACGGCGAGCTCGACCAGAAAGAGGGCGCCGCCGACGACGAGCGGGCCGACGAGGCCCTTCGTCCAGCTGGAGAAGCAGGAGAGCAGGGCGAGTCCGCCGAGGCGAACCCGGGCGCTCTTGGCGCCGGTCTCNNNNNNNNNNNNNNNNNNNNNNNNNNNNNNNNNNNNNNNNNNNNNNNNNNNNNNNNNNNNNNNNNNNNNNNNNNNNNNNNNNNNNNNNNNNNNNNNNNNNTATCTTGTTAGCAGTCGCTGGTGACGAGTGCCAATCGGTGCTCGAGCGGCGAATCGCCAGAACATAACAGACCCGAAGGAGGAACCCGCAGTGAACATTCGACCTCTGCACGACCGCGTGGTGGTCAAGCGCCTGGAAGCCCAGGAGCAGATCCGGGGCGGCATCATCATCCCCGACACCGCCAAAGAGAAGCCGCAGGAAGCCGAAGTTTTCGCCGTCGGCCCGGGCAAGGTGAACGAGGACGGCAAGCGCTCGCCGATGGACGTCAAGAAGGGCGACCGCATCCTCATCGGCAAGTACTCCGGCAGCGAGATCAAGATCGACAGCGAGGAGTACGTCATCCTGCGCGAAGACGAGATCCTCGCGGTGATCGAAGCCGGCGAGAAGACCGAAAAGTCCGCCAAGAAGTAAGCGCCTCGAACCCGCTTCCCAGTAAAACGTTCACTAAGGAGAACCGAAGCCATGGCAGCCAAACACATTACCTACTCTGAGGAAGCGCGCGGCGCGATCCTCAAGGGTGTCAACAAGCTGGCCGATGCGGTGAAGGTCACCCTCGGCCCGAAGGGCAGGAACGTCGTCATCGAGAAGAAGTTCGGCTCGCCGACGATCACCAAGGACGGCGTCACCGTCGCCAAGGAGATCGAGCTTCCGGACGCGCTCGAGAACATGGGCGCGCAGATGGTGCGCGAGGTCGCCTCGAAGACCTCCGACGTGGCCGGCGACGGCACCACCACCGCCACCGTGCTGGCGCAGGCGATCTACCGTGAAGGCGCCAAGAACGTCACCGCCGGCGCCAACCCGATGGAGTTGAAGCGCGGCATCGACCTCGCCGTCAAGGCCGTGATCGAAGCGGTCGACAAGATGGCGAAGCCGGTCGAGGGCACCGAGATCGCCCACGTCGGTACGATCTCGGCGAACAACGACCAGGAGATCGGCAAGATCATCGCCGAGGCGATGGAGAAGGTCGGCAAGGACGGCGTCATCACGGTCGAAGAGGCCAAGGGCCTCGAGACCAACCTCGAGGTCGTCGAAGGCATGCAGTTCGACCGCGGCTACCTCTCGCCCTACTTCGTGACCGACGCCGAGCGCATGGAGTCCACCCTCGAGAACGTCAAGATCCTCCTCTACGAGAAGAAGATCTCCTCGATGAAGGACCTCCTGCCGATCCTCGAGCAGGTCGCCCGCCAGGGCAAGCCCCTTCTCATCATCGCCGAGGACGTCGAAGGTGAGGCGTTGGCGACGCTGGTGGTCAACAAGCTGCGTGGCACGCTGCAGATCGGAGCCGTCAAGGCGCCGGGCTTCGGCGATCGTCGCAAGGCCATGCTCGAGGACATCGCGATCCTCACCGGTGGCAAGCTCATCACCGAGGATCTCGGCATCAAGCTCGAGAACGTCAAGTGGGAAGACCTGGGCGAGGCCAAGAAGGTCCTCATCAACAAGGACAACACCACGATCGTCACCGACATCGACGACAAGAAGCGTCGTGAGTCGATCGCCGGCCGGGTCAAGCAGATCCGCACCCAGATCGAGGAGACGACCTCCGACTACGATCGCGAGAAGCTGCAGGAGCGGCTCGCCAAGCTCGTGGGCGGCGTCGCCGTCATCAAGGTCGGCGCAGCCACCGAGACCGAGATGAAGGAGAAGAAGGCCCGCGTCGAAGATGCCATGCACGCCACCAAGGCGGCAGTCGAAGAGGGCATCGTCGCCGGCGGCGGCGTGGCGTTCATCCGCGCCATCGCAGCGGTCGACAAGATCAAGGCCGAAGGCGACGTCGCGGTCGGCGTCAAGATCGTCCGTCGCGCGCTCGAGGAGCCGGCCCGTCAGATCGCCCAGAACGCGGGCGAAGAGGGTTCGGTCATCGTGCGTCAGCTGTTCGAGTCGTCCGGCAACATCGGCTTCAACGCCGGCACCGGCAAGTTCGAGGACATGGTCAAGGCCGGCGTCATCGACCCGGCGAAGGTGACCAAGACGGCGCTCATCAACGCAGCGTCGA includes the following:
- a CDS encoding glycosyltransferase, whose translation is MTSDARRPGSRGLGDEGRIDVIVPVYGAPEALERCLASLERHVDRSRHRLLLVVDGPQEEAVELLVARARERFGAPALDVLRQEVRSGYPAAIHRGLLAGEVESGGAGRDVVLLNSDTVVTRGWLDRLAAAAASAPRIGTVTPFTNNGTLASLPRPFEINRLPTGFDVDRFAALVEQSSARLYPRIPTAVGFCFYVKRALLSEIGSFDRVAFGLGYGEEVDFCLRAAAAGWEHCLDDATFVFHEGQRSFGRTRDRRVRQAERTLARRYPDFRARLAAWMTEDPVAPARRPILEALRSASAPPAGRSPAAPPRAAVVHLVHGWPPENFAGTEMYAWWLAHQQRASRPVAVYTRSADRQFATGTVIELDDLSIRVRARVNHFDQRNPLRRNGLYDRGARVDFARFLDQTAPDLLHIHHLAGNGFALVDEARRRRLPLVLQLQDWWLLCARANLLDRDRRLCPGPTPGRCSACLPLTRLTPSAGLNGRLNRTLYRLRDRRARSVLAAADALVAGSSAILDSFRALGWLPDRVPVHLVPYGVEHPSRPIEPLPRVPGLPLRLGFIGSLLPHKGLHVATRALAGLPASAVTLEVWGDAAHDPDYVREAVAAAEGGAVHLRGRFAEEERGAIYAGLDLLLVPSLGLESYSLAAREALAAGLPVVASRRGALAELFVGAEACGGQFDPDRPEELRAWLERLIADPRQIADWRRHAPAVPTLAGHFAALEPIYDQVLAARRSR
- the groES gene encoding co-chaperone GroES, with product MNIRPLHDRVVVKRLEAQEQIRGGIIIPDTAKEKPQEAEVFAVGPGKVNEDGKRSPMDVKKGDRILIGKYSGSEIKIDSEEYVILREDEILAVIEAGEKTEKSAKK
- the groL gene encoding chaperonin GroEL (60 kDa chaperone family; promotes refolding of misfolded polypeptides especially under stressful conditions; forms two stacked rings of heptamers to form a barrel-shaped 14mer; ends can be capped by GroES; misfolded proteins enter the barrel where they are refolded when GroES binds), whose translation is MAAKHITYSEEARGAILKGVNKLADAVKVTLGPKGRNVVIEKKFGSPTITKDGVTVAKEIELPDALENMGAQMVREVASKTSDVAGDGTTTATVLAQAIYREGAKNVTAGANPMELKRGIDLAVKAVIEAVDKMAKPVEGTEIAHVGTISANNDQEIGKIIAEAMEKVGKDGVITVEEAKGLETNLEVVEGMQFDRGYLSPYFVTDAERMESTLENVKILLYEKKISSMKDLLPILEQVARQGKPLLIIAEDVEGEALATLVVNKLRGTLQIGAVKAPGFGDRRKAMLEDIAILTGGKLITEDLGIKLENVKWEDLGEAKKVLINKDNTTIVTDIDDKKRRESIAGRVKQIRTQIEETTSDYDREKLQERLAKLVGGVAVIKVGAATETEMKEKKARVEDAMHATKAAVEEGIVAGGGVAFIRAIAAVDKIKAEGDVAVGVKIVRRALEEPARQIAQNAGEEGSVIVRQLFESSGNIGFNAGTGKFEDMVKAGVIDPAKVTKTALINAASIAGLMLTTEAMVAEIKEKDKGGMPGGGGGMGGMG